The window TCCCATGTCGATGAGGTGCTGAAGCATGCGCTATCGGATGGAGGAAAAGCATGAAGGTAACAAGTGCAGATATAGTAATAAGCGCGGTCAAGCCGGATCAGTATCCTGATTCGGCTTTGCCCGAGTTTGCTTTAGCCGGACGTTCGAATGTCGGGAAAAGCTCATTTATAAACAAGATGCTGAATCGGAAGAATTTGGCGCGGACTTCTTCGAAACCAGGGAAAACGCAGACGCTGAATTTCTATCTGATCAATGAAATCCTTCACTTCGTTGATGTACCAGGCTATGGCTACGCCAAGGTTTCGAAAACGGAGCGGGAAGCCTGGGGAAAAATGATTGAAACATACATCACGTCCCGTGAGCAGCTGAAGGCGGTCGTCCAAATTATCGACCTTCGCCATCCGCCCTCAAAGGATGATGTGACGATGTATGAATTTCTGAAGCACTATAACATTCCATGCATTATTATTGCGACCAAGGCTGATAAAATCCCAAAAGGAAAATGGCAAAAGCATTTGAAGGTCGTCAAGCAAACCTTGAATGTCGACCCTAATGACCCAATGGTACTGTTCTCGTCCGAAACTGGACTTGGAAGGGATGAAGCCTGGGGAGTGCTGAAGAGTTATATGAAAGAAGATAACAGGACGAATAGCGAAGAATAAAAAAAGCTGGGGGAAAGCCATATATGGCCTGCCTCCAGCTTTTATTTTTTGGATTTAAGCAAGAAGGTTGTAGCGGGTACATAAGGAAAGCTTCCTAGAATAATCAACGGGTGTATGCGGTAAAGTAAAAGCTAAGTGACCTTGTAGGTAACTGAGCAAATCGTAAGGTAACTGAAGCTCTAAGTTACCTTGTTGAAATGGGAGCGCCTCAAAATGCAACTGATAGAGGCTCTATGTAACTTTATTGATGGCCGAGCTCTTCATGAAGTAACTAATAGCTGCTCTAAGTAACCTTATCGTTGATCGCTGGAGATTTAAAGTCACTAATAAAAAGAGAGCCATGTATTTAACATGAACTCTCACAGACTTTGGGTCATTCAACGACCCTGGCTTACTTTCTCCTAAAAAAGACCATCCACACGCCGGCAAGAACCAGAAGAAGCGGCCAGAATTTCCAGATCAGTGAAATGCTGCTCTCAACAAGGCTAAGCCACACCCCGACCTTGTCAGTGAACAAAAGCAGGATTGCGACTATCAGAAAGAGGAGCCCGTTTAGTAGTCCTTTGCCTGTCTTTTGGTATTGGAGCAGGAAGCCAACTGCGATAATGGCCAAAAATGTCCCGATATGCGGGGGCCAAAATGGGAGCTTCCCTACCACATGAAAATGGAGCCCAAAGCCGGCCAGAATGATTCCTGGCAAAATTGAGGTATGGTCTTTGGCTAAATAGCCCTGGCAGAGAAAAGCAACTCCGACAATCAAAAGAAGAGTAGGCCATGTATAGAATTGTTTTAATGCTGTGAAGCCTGATTGCTCCAGAAAGAAATAAGCTCCGAAGCCGATTAGAATAACTCCGGGGAATATTTGCTGCGTTCTCATTCATTCACATCGCTTCCAGTAAGGTATCCTTGAAAAACCTAGCTATATTTGCTAATGTTACATAGGGACGAACCATTAATTTTTTATTAATTTATTCTTAATATTAACATAGAGTTTCGCTTTCTGTTCACATTTTTCAGGTTAGCTGCTAAATTGTCCATGATATAATCTCAGTAGTTAGTTACGTGATAAAGTTGGGGGTGTTAGTTAACACATGCATATTTTAGTGGCAGGACTAAATTATAAAACCGCCCCTGTTGAAATTCGTGAGCGGCTGACGTTCAATCCGAATGATCTTGGGAAGGCGACGGCCGCCCTGAACGCCAAAAAGAGCATTCTCGAGAACGTCATCTTGTCAACATGCAACAGGACAGAGATATATGCAGTTGTGGACCAGATCCATACTGGACGGTACTATATAAAAGAATTCCTCGCTGATTGGTTTGGGTTGGAGCAAGCTGAATTCTCGCCATACCTATTCATATATGAAAGCGATGGAGCCGTGGAACATCTTTTTAATGTTTCCTGCGGTTTGAACTCAATGGTTCTTGGCGAAACCCAAATCCTTGGACAGGTAAGGTCAAGCTTCCTTCTTTCACAGGAGATGAAGACGACAGGAACAGTATTCAATCACCTGTTTAAACAAGCTATTACCGTTGCCAAACGTGGCCATGCTGAAACTGATATTGGTGCCAATGCGGTATCAGTAAGCTATGCAGCAGTTGAACTTGCTAGAAAGATTTTTGGATCGCTTGAAGATAAGCATGTGCTGATTTTCGGAGCTGGCAAAATGGGTGAACTCGCTGCGCAGAACCTGCATGGATCTGGTGTTGGCGGCGTGACAGTCATAAATAGGACCTTTGAAAAAGCCCTTGTACTGGCCGAGAAATTTGGCGGACAGGCAAAGCAGCTTTTCGAACTTCAAAATTCACTTGTTGAAGCCGATATTTTAATCAGCTCCACTGGTGCAAGTAATTTCGTGATTACAAAGGAAATGATGGAACAGGTTGAAAAGCGCCGTAAAGGGAAGCCATTGTTCATGGTTGACATCGCAGTGCCGCGCGACCTCGACCCGCGCATTTCCGAATTAAATAGTGTGTTTTTATATGATATTGATGACCTTGAGGGGATTGTTGAGGCTAACCTTCAGGAGCGGAAGAAAGCTGCTGCGGCCATCATGATGATGATTGAGAAGGAAATTGTTGATTTTAAACAGTGGCTGAACACGCTTGGAGTTGTGCCTGTCATCTCGGCGCTAAGGGAAAAAGCTCATGTAATCCAGTCCGAGACGATGATCAGTATCGAGCGCAAACTGCCACACCTTTCCGATAGGGATAAAAAGGTATTGAACAAGCATACGAAGAGCATAATTAATCAGCTGCTTAAAGATCCAATCCTCCAGGCAAAAGAACTGGCCGCGCGCCCTGATGCCGACGAGGCTCTTGATTTGTTCATGACAATCTTTAACATCAAAGAGCTTGTCGAGGAGCAACAACAATCGAAAGCAGCCGAAACCGCGAAAGAGTTGGTTCATGCACCGCAGGCTTCCTTTCAGTCATAAGAGGGGTAATGTCTATGTTTGACATCCACATGACGAGACTGCACGAATTGACGGTTATCCTATATGCCTTAAGTGTGCTGTTATATTTCTTTGATTTTATCCACCATAACCGGAAGGCGAATAAGGTTGCCTTCTGGTTACTTGCATTTGTATGGGTTTTGCAAACGGGGTTCTTAATCTTTTATATGTTGAACACTGGACGGTTTCCAGTCCTGACGATATCCGAGGGCCTTTATTTTTACACATGGGTACTGATAACGCTCTCACTTGGAATTAACAGGCTTTTAAAAATGGATTTTATCGTATTCTTCACGAACATACTTGGTTTTATCATTATGGTCATCCATATTTTCACACCGGACCAGTATGAATCCCATTTGATTAGCGAGCAGCTCATTTCCGAGCTACTCCTTATCCATATAACGATGGCTATTCTGTCCTACGGGGCATTTACCATGTCATTTGTATTTTCCCTGCTTTACATGATTCAGTATGATTTGTTGAAAAGAAAAAAGTGGGGAGCCCGGCTCATCCGGATCGCGGATCTTTCCAAGCTCGAACAATTCAGCTATCTTCATGCAGTGATTGGCGTACCGATGCTTCTTCTAAGCCTGATTCTCGGGCTTCATTGGGCATACTGGAAGGTGCCGGAAATGCCCTGGTATGACTCCAAGGTGCTTGGCTCCTTCATCTTGCTTGGAGCATATAGTGTGTACCTGTATTTGAGAATTGTAAAAAACATTGCGGGCAGGCAGCTTGCGATATGGAATATAGCCGCTTTCCTGTTTGTGCTGATCAACTTCTTCCTTTTTGGAAAATTGTCGTCATTCCACTTTTGGTATTCGTAGATTAGGAGGCATCATATGAGAAAAATTATAGTAGGTTCCAGACGCAGTAAGTTGGCACTTACCCAAACAAATTGGGTTATCGAGCAATTAAAAAAGATTGCGGGGCCATCGTATGAATTTGAAGTAAAGGAAATTGTCACAAAAGGGGACCGGATCCTTGATGTTACGCTCTCAAAAGTGGGTGGCAAAGGACTTTTTGTAAAAGAAATCGAACAGGCCATGCTTGATAAAGGAATCGATATGGCTGTCCACAGCATGAAAGATATGCCTGCTGTCCTTCCAGAAGGTTTGACAATCGGCTGCATTCCGTTCCGTGAAGATCATCGTGATGCTCTAATTTCAAGGGACCACGTTAAATTGATGGACCTCCCAGCTGGTGCGGTCGTTGGAACAAGCAGCCTGCGCCGCAGCTCACAGTTGCTTTTGAAGCGTCCAGATCTTGAGATCAAATGGATCCGCGGAAATGTTGATACACGCCTCGACAAGCTGAATAACGGTGAATATGATGCTATTATTCTTGCTGCAGCAGGGCTTTCCCGCCTTGGCTGGGCAAAGGAAGTAGTTACTGAATTCATCGATGCTGAAACCTGTATTCCGGCTGTTGGCCAAGGTGCACTGTCAATCGAGTGCCGTGAAGATGATACTGAACTGCTCGAGATTTTTGAAAAATTCACCTGTAAAAAGACTGCGCTTGCTGTGCGTGCCGAGCGCTCCTTCCTGCAAAAGATGGAAGGCGGCTGCCAGGTGCCAATCGCAGGCTTTGCAACTGCTGAAGAAGATGGAGAAATTTCACTTAACGTACTTGTCGCTTCTCCAGATGGAAAAGAAGTCTACAAAGACACCGTTACAGGAACTAACCCTGAAGAAGTTGGAGAAAAAGCTGCAAGCCTCCTGATCGATAAAGGCGCAAAAGAGCTTATTGATAAAGTAAAAGAGGAGCTGGACAGTGAATGATTACCCCGGAGCCCCTGGCAGGTAAACAAGTTTTGATACCGAGGGGGGCCGGCCAGGCCAAATCATTTTCACGGCTCATTGAAAAGTACGGAGGGATTCCAGTCGAAATCCCTCTTATTTCCTTTAAGCCAATTAGCTTGGATGGGAACCTCAAACAAGTGCTAAATTCACTCGAATCGTATGATTGGATTGTTTTTACAAGCAATACGACCGTCGAAACTTTCCTGTCTTTTTTCCCGGAAGGATTGCCTGCACACCTCCCAAAGGTTGCGGCAATCGGGGATAGGACAGGCATTCTTTTGGAGAAAAAAGGTCTTGGACCGCACTTTGTACCTTCTAAATACGTCGCTGAGGTCTTCGCTGAAGAGTTCATCGCCAATATAAATCCGGGTTCCCGGGTCCTGATTCCAAAAGGGAACCTGGCAAGGGAACATATTGCCATGACAATCAGGGAAAACGGCTCGTATGCCGATGAAATCGTTGTATATGAAACGGTACTTCCCGAACCGAGCAAACTAAAACTGAAAAAAGCACTCACCGGGGGCGGACTTGATATTCTCATGTTCACAAGTCCTTCGACCGTGAATCATTTTATGGAAGCGGTTGAAGAGTATGGACTACGGGATGAGGCGGACCGCTGCATTGTGGCATGTATCGGGCCTGTCACTCATCAGCGATTGCTTGAATTTGGCTTCACTGTCCATGCGTCGCCGGAGCAGTATACCGTAGCGGATATGGTTGAGAGCACTATCGAATATTTGGAAAGCGTTCAATAAGCTAGTACAATAGAAAAAGAATAAAATTCTGGTTTTACCAGAAATAGTCCGGAGGTAAGAATTATGGAACTTCAATTTTCACGTCATCGCCGCCTGCGCACTAGCGCGAATATGAGGGCGCTTGTTAGGGAAACCCATCTTCATGTCGATGATTTCATTTACCCTATGTTCATCATTGAAGGCGAGAATATTAAAAATGAAATTTCCTCAATGCCAGGAGTTTACCAGGTATCGATGGACCTGCTTGGTGCCGAAATTGACGAAGTCGTTGAACTTGGAATCAAGTCGGTCATCCTGTTCGGTGTTCCACAGGATAAGGACGAATGCGGAACAGGCGCTTTCCACGACCATGGGATTGTCCAGGAAGCAACACGTTTCATTAAAGAACGCCACCCAGAAATGCTAGTTGTAGCGGATACATGCCTGTGTGAGTATACAAGCCATGGCCATTGCGGAGTTGTTGAAGGAAGCCGTGTCCTGAATGACGAGTCTCTTGAACTGCTTGTTAAAACTGCAGTCAGCCAGGCAAAAGCAGGCGCTGACATTATTGCTCCTTCCAATATGATGGACGGCTTTGTGGCTGCAATCCGCGCCGGCCTTGATGAGGCTGGCTTCCTAGAAGTTCCAATCATGAGCTACGCTGTTAAATATTCTTCTGCTTTTTACGGGCCATTCCGTGAAGCGGCAGAAAGCACACCGCAATTTGGCGACAGGAAAACTTATCAGATGGACCCTGCCAACCGGATTGAGGCTATGCGCGAAGCAGAATCCGATGTCCTTGAAGGAGCGGACTTCCTAATCGTCAAGCCGGCACTGTCCTATTTAGACATTGTTCGCGATGTAAAAAATAACTTCAACTTGCCTGTTGTTGCCTACAACGTAAGCGGCGAATATTCGATGGTCAAAGGTGCTGCACAACAAGGCTGGATCGATGAAAAAGCGATTGTTCTTGAAATGCTTACTGGCATGAAACGCGCCGGAGCTGACCTTATCATTACGTACTTTGCTAAAGATGCAGCAAAATGGCTGAAGGAATAGAAAAGCTCAGTGCCTGTTCGACGGGCCACCAGAGCTGGATAAAGTAGTGACTGTCCTTAAATAGAGAAATGAGGGAATCGTGATGCGCTCTTACGAAAAATCAATTGCAGCTTTTAAAGAAGCAAAACAACTTTTGCCAGGCGGCGTTAACAGCCCTGTCCGCGCGTTCAAGGCGGTCAATATGGACCCAATCTTCATGGAGCGGGGCAATGGCTCCAAAATTTACGATATTGACGGCAATGAATATATCGATTATGTATTATCC is drawn from Bacillus sp. FJAT-18017 and contains these coding sequences:
- the yihA gene encoding ribosome biogenesis GTP-binding protein YihA/YsxC, whose translation is MKVTSADIVISAVKPDQYPDSALPEFALAGRSNVGKSSFINKMLNRKNLARTSSKPGKTQTLNFYLINEILHFVDVPGYGYAKVSKTEREAWGKMIETYITSREQLKAVVQIIDLRHPPSKDDVTMYEFLKHYNIPCIIIATKADKIPKGKWQKHLKVVKQTLNVDPNDPMVLFSSETGLGRDEAWGVLKSYMKEDNRTNSEE
- a CDS encoding LiaI-LiaF-like domain-containing protein encodes the protein MRTQQIFPGVILIGFGAYFFLEQSGFTALKQFYTWPTLLLIVGVAFLCQGYLAKDHTSILPGIILAGFGLHFHVVGKLPFWPPHIGTFLAIIAVGFLLQYQKTGKGLLNGLLFLIVAILLLFTDKVGVWLSLVESSISLIWKFWPLLLVLAGVWMVFFRRK
- the hemA gene encoding glutamyl-tRNA reductase; the encoded protein is MHILVAGLNYKTAPVEIRERLTFNPNDLGKATAALNAKKSILENVILSTCNRTEIYAVVDQIHTGRYYIKEFLADWFGLEQAEFSPYLFIYESDGAVEHLFNVSCGLNSMVLGETQILGQVRSSFLLSQEMKTTGTVFNHLFKQAITVAKRGHAETDIGANAVSVSYAAVELARKIFGSLEDKHVLIFGAGKMGELAAQNLHGSGVGGVTVINRTFEKALVLAEKFGGQAKQLFELQNSLVEADILISSTGASNFVITKEMMEQVEKRRKGKPLFMVDIAVPRDLDPRISELNSVFLYDIDDLEGIVEANLQERKKAAAAIMMMIEKEIVDFKQWLNTLGVVPVISALREKAHVIQSETMISIERKLPHLSDRDKKVLNKHTKSIINQLLKDPILQAKELAARPDADEALDLFMTIFNIKELVEEQQQSKAAETAKELVHAPQASFQS
- a CDS encoding cytochrome c biogenesis protein, producing MFDIHMTRLHELTVILYALSVLLYFFDFIHHNRKANKVAFWLLAFVWVLQTGFLIFYMLNTGRFPVLTISEGLYFYTWVLITLSLGINRLLKMDFIVFFTNILGFIIMVIHIFTPDQYESHLISEQLISELLLIHITMAILSYGAFTMSFVFSLLYMIQYDLLKRKKWGARLIRIADLSKLEQFSYLHAVIGVPMLLLSLILGLHWAYWKVPEMPWYDSKVLGSFILLGAYSVYLYLRIVKNIAGRQLAIWNIAAFLFVLINFFLFGKLSSFHFWYS
- the hemC gene encoding hydroxymethylbilane synthase, giving the protein MRKIIVGSRRSKLALTQTNWVIEQLKKIAGPSYEFEVKEIVTKGDRILDVTLSKVGGKGLFVKEIEQAMLDKGIDMAVHSMKDMPAVLPEGLTIGCIPFREDHRDALISRDHVKLMDLPAGAVVGTSSLRRSSQLLLKRPDLEIKWIRGNVDTRLDKLNNGEYDAIILAAAGLSRLGWAKEVVTEFIDAETCIPAVGQGALSIECREDDTELLEIFEKFTCKKTALAVRAERSFLQKMEGGCQVPIAGFATAEEDGEISLNVLVASPDGKEVYKDTVTGTNPEEVGEKAASLLIDKGAKELIDKVKEELDSE
- a CDS encoding uroporphyrinogen-III synthase, producing the protein MITPEPLAGKQVLIPRGAGQAKSFSRLIEKYGGIPVEIPLISFKPISLDGNLKQVLNSLESYDWIVFTSNTTVETFLSFFPEGLPAHLPKVAAIGDRTGILLEKKGLGPHFVPSKYVAEVFAEEFIANINPGSRVLIPKGNLAREHIAMTIRENGSYADEIVVYETVLPEPSKLKLKKALTGGGLDILMFTSPSTVNHFMEAVEEYGLRDEADRCIVACIGPVTHQRLLEFGFTVHASPEQYTVADMVESTIEYLESVQ
- the hemB gene encoding porphobilinogen synthase — protein: MELQFSRHRRLRTSANMRALVRETHLHVDDFIYPMFIIEGENIKNEISSMPGVYQVSMDLLGAEIDEVVELGIKSVILFGVPQDKDECGTGAFHDHGIVQEATRFIKERHPEMLVVADTCLCEYTSHGHCGVVEGSRVLNDESLELLVKTAVSQAKAGADIIAPSNMMDGFVAAIRAGLDEAGFLEVPIMSYAVKYSSAFYGPFREAAESTPQFGDRKTYQMDPANRIEAMREAESDVLEGADFLIVKPALSYLDIVRDVKNNFNLPVVAYNVSGEYSMVKGAAQQGWIDEKAIVLEMLTGMKRAGADLIITYFAKDAAKWLKE